A region of Paramormyrops kingsleyae isolate MSU_618 chromosome 17, PKINGS_0.4, whole genome shotgun sequence DNA encodes the following proteins:
- the synrg gene encoding synergin gamma isoform X6 gives MALRPGAGGGGSFMYPVGGGLGPPQGLIPLQQQQGFPMVQVMQPNMQGMMGMNFGAQMPPGAMPIQGTMPMAMQAQGMPFMGQPPFMGMRAPGPQFSADVQKQMAEEHQKRLEQQARLLEEDRKRRQFEEQKQKLRLLSSVKPKTGERSRDDALEAIKGNLDGFSRDAKMHPTPSTHPNKPGVAVFPQQEHMQPMLPAWLYNDSLVPELFKKVLEFSMTPSGVDTAKLYPILMSSGLPREALGQIWATANRTTPGKLTKEELYSVLAMIGVAQSGLPVMGLDVLSQFPSPPVPSLPALAMGVPPVLPQHPAPMIAQPPVAMAVPTAAPAPMGVASMGVASMGVASMGVASMGVASMGVASMGVASSTAAQPPASFVASFPPAQGGKPDDDDFQEFQEAPKAGAAEDSFTDFQGESGAPATSVTPSQSSGPVLLTPVSGSSSASSDKYAVFKQLSVEQTVDTAPPASDSADKYSVFRELEPPSDRKPVGEGFADFKSASADDGFTDFKTADSISPLDPSDSAKMVQPTFSPAFPKSHPLQPQLPAPLSQPRNPLNMADLDLFSSLAPPGPPADGKLPSFPSPGAAPSVAVAPPPSTGSKPSGGGVDDFGDFALFGSSSGSPSAAAGAVTAGAGSVAQDDFADFMAFGSAGEAWGDTRPGASSLGERQSQRQQPPQHRGAPDKYDVFKQLSLEGGLAYDDAKEGSGSLASLRGDADDFADFQSSKFCTALGASEKSLTDKLAKEDSSSVKSLDLPSIGGSSAGKDDSEDALSVQLDMKLSDVGGDLKHVMSDSSLDLPGLSAHQPPSAETDDSRFDPFGTLTAGSSGSSDWPDREDSSASQAKAALAGMSGPDGFGAPSSAVMRRKETSFGSTENVTRTTEAKVTTFPTADDASKLEAFTSFGPHCVAPAGEDDDFGDFASTVSEKLGPCAEPGPDRTSSEAASAFQGDKPKFGKSDFLKVSAQAKVKSSEEMIQNELATFDLSVQGSHKRSHSLGDKEISRSTPSPAPETPFRDRSNTLSEKPALPVIRDKYKDLTGEVEESERYAYEWQRCLESALQVISKANDTLNNISSSAVCTEVIQSEQGMDYLLGVVEVYRVTKRVELGIKATAVCSEKLQNLLKDISRVWNNLMGFMSLASLTPDESSLDFSSCILRHGIRNAKELACGVCLLNVDSRSKGVKGRMVGRLFGWALTKDSDRRFRAFNSETDNFKLLYGGHQYHASCANFWINCVEPKPPGLVLPDLL, from the exons ATGGCGCTACGGCCAGGAGCTGGGGGAGGTGGCAG cttcatGTACCCAGTTGGAGGTGGCCTGGGGCCTCCACAAG GCTTGATTCCcttgcagcagcagcagggattCCCCATGGTCCAGGTTATGCAGCCCAACATGCAAGGGATGATGGGAATGAACTTTGGTGCTCAGATGCCCCCTGGTGCCATGCCCATTCAG GGTACAATGCCCATGGCGATGCAGGCCCAGGGGATGCCGTTCATGGGGCAGCCCCCCTTCATGGGCATGCGGGCACCGGGCCCCCAGTTCTCTGCGGACGTGCAGAAGCAGATGGCCGAGGAGCACCA gaagCGGCTCGAGCAGCAGGCCCGCCTGCTTGAGGAGGACCGCAAGAGGAGGCAGTTTGAGGAGCAGAAGCAAAAGCTACGGCTGCTCAGCAGCGTCAAGCCCAAG ACAGGAGAGAGGAGCAGGGACGATGCCCTCGAGGCTATCAAGGGGAACCTGGACGGGTTCAGCCGGGACGCCAAGATGCACCCCACGCCCTCTACGCACCCCAATAAGCCAG GTGTGGCTGTGTTTCCGCAACAGGAACACATGCAGCCGATGTTGCCGGCCTGGCTGTACAACGACAGCCTCGTCCCAG AGCTGTTCAAGAAGGTGCTGGAGTTCAGCATGACCCCGTCCGGCGTCGACACGGCCAAGCTGTACCCCATCCTGATGTCCTCCGGGCTGCCCCGGGAGGCCctgggccagatctgggccacGGCAAACCGAACCACGCCCGGCAAGCTGACCAAGGAGGAGCTGTACAGCGTGCTGGCCATGATCGGGGTGGCGCAG AGCGGACTCCCGGTGATGGGTCTGGATGTCCTGAGCCAGTTCCCCAGCCCACCGGTGCCCTCTCTGCCCGCCCTGGCTATGGGCGTGCCTCCCGTCCTGCCCCAGCACCCGGCGCCCATGATAGCCCAGCCGCCCGTCGCCATGGCCGTGCCCACAGCAGCGCCCGCCCCCATGGGTGTGGCCTCCATGGGTGTGGCCTCCATGGGTGTGGCCTCCATGGGCGTGGCCTCCATGGGCGTGGCCTCCATGGGCGTGGCCTCCATGGGCGTGGCCTCCAGCACCGCTGCCCAGCCTCCCGCTAGCTTCGTGGCCAGCTTCCCGCCAGCACAG GGGGGCAAACCAGATGACGACGACTTCCAGGAATTCCAGGAAGCCCCCAAGGCGGGGGCAGCCGAGGACTCATTCACTGATTTCCAGGGGGAGTCTGGGGCCCCCGCCACCAGCGTGACCCCCTCACAGAGCAG tggcccTGTTCTGCTCACCCCAGTGTCCGGGTCCTCGTCTGCCTCGTCTGATAAGTACGCCGTGTTCAAACAGCTCTCGGTGGAGCAGACCGTGGATACAGCCCCCCCTGCCTCAG ACTCTGCTGACAAGTACAGTGTCTTCCGAGAGCTGGAGCCACCATCAGACCGGAAGCCAGTAG GTGAAGGTTTTGCCGACTTTAAGTCAGCCAGTGCCGATGATGGCTTCACAGACTTTAAAACAGCCGACAGCATTTCTCCACTAGACCCCTCCGACTCAGCCAAGATGGTCCAGCCCACATTTTCTCCTGCTTTCCCTAAATCTCACCCCCTCCAGCCTCAGCTTCCCGCCCCCCTTTCTCAGCCCAGAAACCCTTTAAACATGGCCGACCTTGACCTCTTCTCCTCCCTGGCCCCACCTGGGCCCCCGGCAGACGGCAAGCTGCCGTCTTTCCCATCACCTGGCGCCGCTCCTTCTGTGGCGGtggcgcccccccccagcacaggtTCCAAGCCCTCCGGGGGAGGCGTCGACGATTTTGGCGACTTTGCTCTCTTCGGCTCCTCCTCTGGCTCCCCCTCGGCCGCCGCCGGCGCAGTGACGGCAGGGGCCGGATCTGTGGCCCAGGATGACTTTGCGGACTTCATGGCATTCGGGAGCGCCGGCGAGGCCTGGGGAGACACCCGGCCGGGGGCCAGCAGCCTGGGGGAGAGACAGTCTCAGCGCCAGCAGCCTCCGCAGCACCGCGGCGCCCCTGACAAGTACGACGTGTTCAAGCAGCTCTCGCTCGAGGGAGGCCTGGCCTACGATGACGCGAAGGAAGGCAGCGGCTCTCTCGCCTCGCTCAGGGGCGACGCTGACGACTTCGCCGACTTCCAGTCCTCCAAGTTCTGCACGGCGCTCGGCGCCTCGGAAAAGAGCCTGACTGACAAGCTGGCCAAGGAGGACTCGTCTTCCGTCAAGTCGCTGGACCTCCCATCCATCGGGGGCAGCAGTGCAGGCAAAGATGACTCTGAGGACGCACTCTCCGTGCAGCTGGATATGAAGCTGTCAGATGTGGGCGGGGACCTGAAGCATGTGATGTCAGACAGCTCCCTGGACCTGCCGGGCCTCTCTGCCCATCAGCCCCCCTCCGCAG AGACCGATGACTCGAGGTTTGACCCCTTCGGTACGCTCACAGCTGGAAGCTCAGGCTCTTCCGATTGGCCGGACAgggaggactcttcagccagtcagGCCAAGGCGGCACTGGCCGGGATGTCCGGTCCCGATGGGTTTGGAGCGCCGTCTTCTGCTGTCATGCGACGGAAGGAGACGTCCTTCGGAAGCACGGAAAATGTGACTCGCACCACGGAGGCCAAGGTCACCACCTTCCCCACCGCCGACGACGCCAGCAAGCTCGAGGCCTTCACCAGCTTCGGCCCCCACTGCGTGGCACCGGCCGGCGAGGACGACGACTTTGGGGACTTTGCTAGCACCGTATCAGAGAAGTTGGGCCCCTGTGCTGAGCCGGGTCCAGATCGCACCTCAAGCGAGGCTGCCAGCGCCTTCCAGGGTGACAAGCCCAAATTTGGCAAGTCGGACTTCCTGAAGGTCAGTGCCCAGGCCAAGGTGAAATCCAGTGAAGAGATGATCCAGAATGAGCTGGCCACCTTTGATCTCTCTGTGCAAG gctctcACAAGCGCAGCCACAGCCTCGGCGATAAGGAGATTAGCCGCTCGACTCCATCCCCAGCTCCAGAGACGCCGTTCCGCGACCGCTCCAACACCCTGAGCGAGAAGCCCGCCCTGCCCGTCATCCGGGACAAGTACAAGGATCTGACGGGGGAGGTGGAG GAGAGCGAGCGCTATGCGTATGAGTGGCAGCGGTGCCTGGAGAGCGCCCTGCAG GTGATCAGCAAAGCCAATGACACGCTGAATAACATCAGCAGCTCCGCTGTCTGCACAGAGGTCATCCAGTCGGAGCAGGGCATGGATTACCTGCTGG GTGTGGTGGAGGTGTACCGGGTGACCAAGCGGGTGGAGCTGGGCATCAAGGCGACGGCCGTGTGTTCGGAGAAGCTCCAGAATCTTCTGAAGGACATCAGCCGCGTGTGGAACAACCTGATGGGCTTCATGTCCCTGGCCAGCCTGACG CCCGACGAGAGCTCCCTGGACTTCTCCTCCTGCATCCTGAGGCACGGCATCCGGAACGCCAAGGAGCTGGCCTGCGGAGTGTGTCTACTCAACGTGGACTCGCGCAGCAAG GGCGTGAAAGGCAGGATGGTGGGACGGCTGTTCGGATGG GCACTGACCAAAGACAGTGACCGAAGATTCAGG GCCTTCAACTCGGAGACGGACAACTTCAAGCTGCTTTACGGCGGCCACCAGTATCATGCCAGCTGTGCCAACTTCTGGATCAACTGCGTGGAGCCCAAACCCCCAGGCCTTGTTCTGCCTGACCTGCTCTGA
- the synrg gene encoding synergin gamma isoform X7: MALRPGAGGGGSFMYPVGGGLGPPQGLIPLQQQQGFPMVQVMQPNMQGMMGMNFGAQMPPGAMPIQGTMPMAMQAQGMPFMGQPPFMGMRAPGPQFSADVQKQMAEEHQKRLEQQARLLEEDRKRRQFEEQKQKLRLLSSVKPKTGERSRDDALEAIKGNLDGFSRDAKMHPTPSTHPNKPGVAVFPQQEHMQPMLPAWLYNDSLVPELFKKVLEFSMTPSGVDTAKLYPILMSSGLPREALGQIWATANRTTPGKLTKEELYSVLAMIGVAQSGLPVMGLDVLSQFPSPPVPSLPALAMGVPPVLPQHPAPMIAQPPVAMAVPTAAPAPMGVASMGVASMGVASMGVASMGVASMGVASMGVASSTAAQPPASFVASFPPAQGGKPDDDDFQEFQEAPKAGAAEDSFTDFQGESGAPATSVTPSQSSGPVLLTPVSGSSSASSDKYAVFKQLSVEQTVDTAPPASDSADKYSVFRELEPPSDRKPVGEGFADFKSASADDGFTDFKTADSISPLDPSDSAKMVQPTFSPAFPKSHPLQPQLPAPLSQPRNPLNMADLDLFSSLAPPGPPADGKLPSFPSPGAAPSVAVAPPPSTGSKPSGGGVDDFGDFALFGSSSGSPSAAAGAVTAGAGSVAQDDFADFMAFGSAGEAWGDTRPGASSLGERQSQRQQPPQHRGAPDKYDVFKQLSLEGGLAYDDAKEGSGSLASLRGDADDFADFQSSKFCTALGASEKSLTDKLAKEDSSSVKSLDLPSIGGSSAGKDDSEDALSVQLDMKLSDVGGDLKHVMSDSSLDLPGLSAHQPPSAETDDSRFDPFGTLTAGSSGSSDWPDREDSSASQAKAALAGMSGPDGFGAPSSAVMRRKETSFGSTENVTRTTEAKVTTFPTADDASKLEAFTSFGPHCVAPAGEDDDFGDFASTVSEKLGPCAEPGPDRTSSEAASAFQGDKPKFGKSDFLKVSAQAKVKSSEEMIQNELATFDLSVQGSHKRSHSLGDKEISRSTPSPAPETPFRDRSNTLSEKPALPVIRDKYKDLTGEVEESERYAYEWQRCLESALQVISKANDTLNNISSSAVCTEVIQSEQGMDYLLGVVEVYRVTKRVELGIKATAVCSEKLQNLLKDISRVWNNLMGFMSLASLTPDESSLDFSSCILRHGIRNAKELACGVCLLNVDSRSKAFNSETDNFKLLYGGHQYHASCANFWINCVEPKPPGLVLPDLL; encoded by the exons ATGGCGCTACGGCCAGGAGCTGGGGGAGGTGGCAG cttcatGTACCCAGTTGGAGGTGGCCTGGGGCCTCCACAAG GCTTGATTCCcttgcagcagcagcagggattCCCCATGGTCCAGGTTATGCAGCCCAACATGCAAGGGATGATGGGAATGAACTTTGGTGCTCAGATGCCCCCTGGTGCCATGCCCATTCAG GGTACAATGCCCATGGCGATGCAGGCCCAGGGGATGCCGTTCATGGGGCAGCCCCCCTTCATGGGCATGCGGGCACCGGGCCCCCAGTTCTCTGCGGACGTGCAGAAGCAGATGGCCGAGGAGCACCA gaagCGGCTCGAGCAGCAGGCCCGCCTGCTTGAGGAGGACCGCAAGAGGAGGCAGTTTGAGGAGCAGAAGCAAAAGCTACGGCTGCTCAGCAGCGTCAAGCCCAAG ACAGGAGAGAGGAGCAGGGACGATGCCCTCGAGGCTATCAAGGGGAACCTGGACGGGTTCAGCCGGGACGCCAAGATGCACCCCACGCCCTCTACGCACCCCAATAAGCCAG GTGTGGCTGTGTTTCCGCAACAGGAACACATGCAGCCGATGTTGCCGGCCTGGCTGTACAACGACAGCCTCGTCCCAG AGCTGTTCAAGAAGGTGCTGGAGTTCAGCATGACCCCGTCCGGCGTCGACACGGCCAAGCTGTACCCCATCCTGATGTCCTCCGGGCTGCCCCGGGAGGCCctgggccagatctgggccacGGCAAACCGAACCACGCCCGGCAAGCTGACCAAGGAGGAGCTGTACAGCGTGCTGGCCATGATCGGGGTGGCGCAG AGCGGACTCCCGGTGATGGGTCTGGATGTCCTGAGCCAGTTCCCCAGCCCACCGGTGCCCTCTCTGCCCGCCCTGGCTATGGGCGTGCCTCCCGTCCTGCCCCAGCACCCGGCGCCCATGATAGCCCAGCCGCCCGTCGCCATGGCCGTGCCCACAGCAGCGCCCGCCCCCATGGGTGTGGCCTCCATGGGTGTGGCCTCCATGGGTGTGGCCTCCATGGGCGTGGCCTCCATGGGCGTGGCCTCCATGGGCGTGGCCTCCATGGGCGTGGCCTCCAGCACCGCTGCCCAGCCTCCCGCTAGCTTCGTGGCCAGCTTCCCGCCAGCACAG GGGGGCAAACCAGATGACGACGACTTCCAGGAATTCCAGGAAGCCCCCAAGGCGGGGGCAGCCGAGGACTCATTCACTGATTTCCAGGGGGAGTCTGGGGCCCCCGCCACCAGCGTGACCCCCTCACAGAGCAG tggcccTGTTCTGCTCACCCCAGTGTCCGGGTCCTCGTCTGCCTCGTCTGATAAGTACGCCGTGTTCAAACAGCTCTCGGTGGAGCAGACCGTGGATACAGCCCCCCCTGCCTCAG ACTCTGCTGACAAGTACAGTGTCTTCCGAGAGCTGGAGCCACCATCAGACCGGAAGCCAGTAG GTGAAGGTTTTGCCGACTTTAAGTCAGCCAGTGCCGATGATGGCTTCACAGACTTTAAAACAGCCGACAGCATTTCTCCACTAGACCCCTCCGACTCAGCCAAGATGGTCCAGCCCACATTTTCTCCTGCTTTCCCTAAATCTCACCCCCTCCAGCCTCAGCTTCCCGCCCCCCTTTCTCAGCCCAGAAACCCTTTAAACATGGCCGACCTTGACCTCTTCTCCTCCCTGGCCCCACCTGGGCCCCCGGCAGACGGCAAGCTGCCGTCTTTCCCATCACCTGGCGCCGCTCCTTCTGTGGCGGtggcgcccccccccagcacaggtTCCAAGCCCTCCGGGGGAGGCGTCGACGATTTTGGCGACTTTGCTCTCTTCGGCTCCTCCTCTGGCTCCCCCTCGGCCGCCGCCGGCGCAGTGACGGCAGGGGCCGGATCTGTGGCCCAGGATGACTTTGCGGACTTCATGGCATTCGGGAGCGCCGGCGAGGCCTGGGGAGACACCCGGCCGGGGGCCAGCAGCCTGGGGGAGAGACAGTCTCAGCGCCAGCAGCCTCCGCAGCACCGCGGCGCCCCTGACAAGTACGACGTGTTCAAGCAGCTCTCGCTCGAGGGAGGCCTGGCCTACGATGACGCGAAGGAAGGCAGCGGCTCTCTCGCCTCGCTCAGGGGCGACGCTGACGACTTCGCCGACTTCCAGTCCTCCAAGTTCTGCACGGCGCTCGGCGCCTCGGAAAAGAGCCTGACTGACAAGCTGGCCAAGGAGGACTCGTCTTCCGTCAAGTCGCTGGACCTCCCATCCATCGGGGGCAGCAGTGCAGGCAAAGATGACTCTGAGGACGCACTCTCCGTGCAGCTGGATATGAAGCTGTCAGATGTGGGCGGGGACCTGAAGCATGTGATGTCAGACAGCTCCCTGGACCTGCCGGGCCTCTCTGCCCATCAGCCCCCCTCCGCAG AGACCGATGACTCGAGGTTTGACCCCTTCGGTACGCTCACAGCTGGAAGCTCAGGCTCTTCCGATTGGCCGGACAgggaggactcttcagccagtcagGCCAAGGCGGCACTGGCCGGGATGTCCGGTCCCGATGGGTTTGGAGCGCCGTCTTCTGCTGTCATGCGACGGAAGGAGACGTCCTTCGGAAGCACGGAAAATGTGACTCGCACCACGGAGGCCAAGGTCACCACCTTCCCCACCGCCGACGACGCCAGCAAGCTCGAGGCCTTCACCAGCTTCGGCCCCCACTGCGTGGCACCGGCCGGCGAGGACGACGACTTTGGGGACTTTGCTAGCACCGTATCAGAGAAGTTGGGCCCCTGTGCTGAGCCGGGTCCAGATCGCACCTCAAGCGAGGCTGCCAGCGCCTTCCAGGGTGACAAGCCCAAATTTGGCAAGTCGGACTTCCTGAAGGTCAGTGCCCAGGCCAAGGTGAAATCCAGTGAAGAGATGATCCAGAATGAGCTGGCCACCTTTGATCTCTCTGTGCAAG gctctcACAAGCGCAGCCACAGCCTCGGCGATAAGGAGATTAGCCGCTCGACTCCATCCCCAGCTCCAGAGACGCCGTTCCGCGACCGCTCCAACACCCTGAGCGAGAAGCCCGCCCTGCCCGTCATCCGGGACAAGTACAAGGATCTGACGGGGGAGGTGGAG GAGAGCGAGCGCTATGCGTATGAGTGGCAGCGGTGCCTGGAGAGCGCCCTGCAG GTGATCAGCAAAGCCAATGACACGCTGAATAACATCAGCAGCTCCGCTGTCTGCACAGAGGTCATCCAGTCGGAGCAGGGCATGGATTACCTGCTGG GTGTGGTGGAGGTGTACCGGGTGACCAAGCGGGTGGAGCTGGGCATCAAGGCGACGGCCGTGTGTTCGGAGAAGCTCCAGAATCTTCTGAAGGACATCAGCCGCGTGTGGAACAACCTGATGGGCTTCATGTCCCTGGCCAGCCTGACG CCCGACGAGAGCTCCCTGGACTTCTCCTCCTGCATCCTGAGGCACGGCATCCGGAACGCCAAGGAGCTGGCCTGCGGAGTGTGTCTACTCAACGTGGACTCGCGCAGCAAG GCCTTCAACTCGGAGACGGACAACTTCAAGCTGCTTTACGGCGGCCACCAGTATCATGCCAGCTGTGCCAACTTCTGGATCAACTGCGTGGAGCCCAAACCCCCAGGCCTTGTTCTGCCTGACCTGCTCTGA